acaacttcgcttGCACATCCGAGAGGATCTTTCGAATTATGACTGCTGAAGACGAGACCTGCTTTTGGTAGGTCCTGGAATTCCTCTCCCTCCAAATGCAATAAATATAATGAGTCCAAAGTAGCTTTAGGCAAATAACGTCAAGCTTCTTTCCACGGAGAGAGGAGATCCAGCTAAGTTCCGTATTCCAATCAATATTGGGTCTGTTCAAACCAACACGGGCTAATAAACTTCTCCAAATCCCCTGGGTGGCCGGGCATCCAAGAAAGAGGTGATCCCGAGTCTCTAGCTCTAAGCTACAAAATTCACATTCAGTGGCAGTGAGCGAAATTCCCCAATTTAGGAGGCGATCTTTTGTACTCAGTCTATTATGTACACAAAGCCAACTAATGAAAGAAGATCGAGGGAAATGCCCCTCAAACCAAACAGCACTCCTCTAATCCATCTTTGGACCCCTGGTTCTTAAGCATTTCCATGCGCTTGCAATAGAAAAAGTTTCAGATTTGTGAGCTGTCCATGTGACCCTATCATGGTTGGAAGGTCGGATTGTTGCTGCGAGGTCATGGATTAGAGCAGCTTGCGAGTCCGAGCTTCTAGGCCAGTGCCGGCAGCCTTCGATTAGAATTGAACTAACAGTTGTGTGTTCTTTGATTGATGGAAAACACTGGAGTCCTCTAGTGCAATAGTTGATCAAAGGTCCAACCGGTAACCACGTGTCATACCAGAAGGACACATTCGTGCCAAGGCCAATTCGATAGCAAATAAAGGGAGACATCAGAGTCCTAAGCTGCAAGAGTTTAGGGTAttcccattttttttcctgcttAGGGAATTATTTTTTGGTCCTCAACGTTCTGAGTCTACATCTTGCAGCCCAcgaactttttatttttcctctttgGCGATTGAACCTTCGGGAAATCAAAGGAGGTTGgttccttttctctctcttcactcTCTTGCAAGGGTTTTTCCCGCACACATCTCCGCAGCTCagagtctctctctctctctctctcagtgcAGAGCTCAACGACCACTGTTGGATCCTCCATTTCCATTTTTAGGGTTTCTCTTCTATTTACTTTCCCCGACTTGCTCTGCCACTCTCGTGCTTAAGTCGGAGTAAGGAGAATGGCGATCTCAACTACGACACCCGACATCCTGGGCGAACGCCAGTCGGGTCAGGACGTCCGTACACAGAACGGTACCCCttttcccttctctctctgcGCATGCGTTTTGCATTTCAGTTTGGACATGTTGCTGCTCGATGCGAACTTGGTGACGTTAATCTCTGGTGTTGGAACAGTTGTGGCATGTCAAGCTGTGGCCAACATTGTCAAGTCCTCGCTTGGTCCTGTCGGGCTCGACAAGGTAGGTTTTTGTGTCCTCTGTCTTCCTAGCTTCTAGATGTGGATTTCACCTTCGTTACTGTCTCATCCCTTGGTATGCTTTTGCTACAATTCTCTGTTCGTTTATTCCTCGGTGCCATATGCACTATTTCAGGAGAGATCTTTGCTTATCGAGTGCTTTTGCAGCTAAACCTCTGCGAACTGCTTGTGTCCCTGTTCTGACCAACGAGTAGGATGACTCAGATTTGTCTATTGTAGTTTAATTCAAGGGGGAAAAAGCTGAAATGATTCAATCTAAAGAATGGAGCTTTTTGATGCTATGGGGTCAGGGGAAGATTAATTCATATACATTGATATTAAGAACGGTGCACCAGTGGACGCTGATGTCCCTATGAATATTACAGATGGTGGGATTCTATTCCATTCTGTAAAGAAACACtaaccctttatttgaaatgtCAGCGACTGAATGGACTTTGTTGCCTCCTTAAATGTGCAATTTGGATTGTTGATACTTCGGCTTAGTAGTCGGAAAGAAGCAATATTTTGGGCTGTATTGGCTGGTGTGACACCCTAAACTGATTCGTCACTTTCAGATGCAAATTTGCTGCTGGTGCCAAGTGAATAGATAAAACATTGGTGATTTTTATAGTAATTTACTgatatagctttcatttcttGAATGCATCAGATGCTTGTAGATGACATTGGTGATGTAACAATCACTAATGATGGGGCTACGATCCTCAAGATGTTGGAGGTGGAGCATCCAGCTGCTAAGGTGAATGAAATGGTTTCTGTTTTGTTACTTCTACTGCTTCTTTGATCGTGAACTTTCATTCATGTTGGAAGCTTTTTTGCACTTGGCCCGCATTTCGGATGCTACAGGTACTTGTAGAGTTGGCCGAGCTTCAAGACAAAGAGGTTGGAGATGGGACAACTTCAGTGGTCATTGTAGCCGCAGAGTTGCTCAAGGTGATTGGAGCTCATTATTGGATTGGAAAATTTTCTACGGAAATATTTGACACTTACAAGTGCTACTATATCATGGTTTTCTGCAGAGGGCAAATGATTTGGTCAGAAATAGGATCCATCCAACATCCATAATCAGTGGTTACAGAGTGAGTTCATCTTTTGtatttgtttcttcttccattttgtacttttctcactttttctaTGGAAATCAATGATTTTTGTGATTTCCTGTGGATTTCCATCACTTTTATGACTATTAACTGGTGATATTCCATGTACTCTTGTCTCAACAGCTTGCCATGAGGGAAGCTTGTAAGTACGTCGATGAGAAGTTGGCTGTTAAGGTAAGACTCTTCTGGTTAGCTTTTCTTACGATTAGTTTACTTTAGAAATGCTCATCTGCATTTTTTCCCATAATTCTCTTATTGGAATTGCAATCATATACTTattaagaaaggaaaaaagtcTGATTCATGCTATTTTACACTTCAGGTGAAGACTTGATTTATCCTTAAGGTATACTGCTTACAGAATCATTGCTTCTTGGTTTATAGGTTGACAAGCTTGGAAAAGAATCACTAGTTAACTGTGCCAAGACTAGCATGTCATCGAAGCTGATTGCTGGTGATAGTGACTTCTTCGCAAACTTGGTATGACCCAAGGCAGCCATTCCTACAGCTATGGCAATGAGTAGAATGCATGCATGTACTatcttatttcaaattttgtcAAGATCAAACAAGACTTGCAGCAAATGATTGTGCTTCTCTTCACTCCATCATGGAATTAATCTATGActaatttcattaatgagtcccttaattttttttacataataCATGTATTGCCAATATATTTAATGATGCCTggcttttttaaataattgaatGCCACTCATATTTCTGACTATATCTCAATTTAATTGTAGGTAGTTGATGCTGTGCAAGCAGTGAAGATGACTAATGTTCGTGGGGAAGTTAAATACCCAATCAAGGTCGGTCTTGCAGCTCCTCTAATGACACAGAATTTGTGGGGATTTTAACTAGCATCTATTtgtttgatgaattttttgaCGGATATATTAATGTGAGTATCTGTTACATAGTAGTGGAGTTACCAAAACCTTAAAATTTGTTGTTCCTTTTATTTGGTTCACCTTCTGTTTTCATTGCACTTTCCCAAGGTTGAGGTTGCAATTTACAAGATTCTCTGcacattcattttctttttccagggAATCAACATCCTCAAGGCTCATGGAAAAAGTGCCAGAGAGAGCTACCTTTTGAATGGGTATGCCTTGAACACTGGACGTGCAGCTCAGGGAATGCCTGTCAGAGTTGCCGCTGCAAAGATAGCTTGTCTCGACTTCAATCTTCAAAAGACGAAAATGCAACTTGGTGTTCAAGTTGTAGTATCTGATCCTAGGGAGCTCGAGAAGATTCGTCAAAGGTGATAACATTATGGactttttaattctttttcagGTCATTATGTGTCAATCCATGATTATTAGTTTCTTTGCATGCTTCAGATTTTAGATGACTCATTTTCTACTGATGATTCCAGAAATCTTTTTCCCCTCTCCCTTCTAAATCCTATTGGTTTTCAAAAGAACTCTTAATGAAACATTCTGTAATTTTTAGCGATGACTTCTTTAGTATCTGAGTGCAACATTGCTTTCTTAGTAAATCAAGATGTTATGAAAGTACTGAAACATGCAGATGTTATTATGCGGTATAAGCGCCGATAAGTTCTTTATCTTGGCAGGGAAGCTAACATGACAAAAGAGCGCATTGAGAAACTATTGAAAGCTGGGGCCAATGTTGTATTGACCACAAAAGGGATTGATGACATGGCACTTAAGGTAATCTTCTTTAGGTTACTTGTATATTATGAAGATTAGAATCCAGAAGTGACTAGTTTGCCAACTATATTCAGGCACCTTTCGGcatctttttttcccccccatGACTATCTGGTTAAATTTTAGGAACTTTATGCAGATGCTTCACATAATATTATGAAGACTTATATCACATGTGAAGTTTTATGTGGTTGTTGATTTTGATGCAGTAGTTTCTTATACATGTGTTGGTTTTCATTCTGGGTGTTTTCCTGTTATGAAATATTTCAGTACTTTGTGGAGGCTGGGGCAATTGCTGTTAGACGTGTGAGGAAAGAGGATATGCGTCACATTGCAAAGGCCACTGGAGCAACCATGGTTTGTCATCATTTCTCTTGCTGCTAATGATTTTCCTGAAAGTACGGTTGGGGTTATCACATCTACTGAAACAAAACTTTGTTTGGTGGATTTGCAGGTTTCAACATTTGCTGATATGGAAGGAGAAGAGACTTTTGATTCATCATTTCTTGGATATGCTGATGAAGTAGTCGAGGAGCGCATTTCTGATGATGATGTGATCTTGATAAAGGGGACAAAAACAACTAGCGCGGTGCATAACTACTTTGTTCATTAATTATGGGAGAAGGAACTAAGCCAGCTTGGAGTTATCCAAATAGAGCTCGATCAGGGTGGGGGGGTGGTTGGTGTTGGAAAAGGCAAAAGTAAAAGGAAGAGAAACCATTTAAtgacagaaaaagaaaggctGGAAAATAAATGAGATGATAAAATGATCCTCACTGAACATGATGAGAGTGTCTGTCTGCTATGTCTTAACTGTATATAGTTGAACTCGCTGTCATCAGACATCTGATGTTTTCTTATCAATATACTTTCTTCCCTGTTTTTGTAGGTTTCTCTGATTCTAAGAGGTGCAAATGATTTTATGCTCGATGAGATGGAGAGAGCTCTTCATGATGCTCTATGCATTGTTAAGAGGACACTTGAATCCAATACGGTATCCTCTCTGGCccattatataattttctttttctagatAGTAATGATTATAAGCCCCTTCTTTTACAATGTAAGAGCATATACATATTTTGGTTTTGATGCATCTATTTTTGGTTAGAGTTTACAATGCCAGAGTAGATTATGCAATATGTTCTAGCTCCTAAAATGGGGTGATCTGAGAACCGTTAGCTGATTGGATTGTGCTTGGATTGAAGCTAATTTTCTGGAAGAAGCAGTAGGCATTATACTTTTATAGGCTCGCAATTGCTAGTCCAAGGACAGACGTCCTCAAAATTTTATCCATCTTCCAAGGAGTTGCATTTTATTTGACTTTAATTCCATCCTTTAGCGCTGTGGTGGCATTTGAGAATAGTCTAGGCAAAATCGAACCGTCTTATTTGGTACGAGAGAGTGATCTGAGATGTTCTCAGTCGGTAGTCTTTAACACCTTGTTTGGATTAATTGTTATGGAGAGTTATGGTGGGGTGGGTTATCAAGGGTTTTTAATAACCCATGTTTggcttttaaaatatttaaaagggGGATGATTAAGGAGGGAGAACAAATTCCACCATAACCCTTCATAAcctctatttttatttccaaCAAATTGGGTGTTATCGAGGGTTATGAAGATCAACCATTAAAATAACATTATAAAAAACAACTTTGGGTTAAGATCTTTTCCAACATTCTTGCACCACCCCACCCCACCTTTAATTGAGCTTACCGAAACAAAGGTTATGGAGAATTTAAGAACCCCTCCATGACCCATACAATCCCATCCCTTCATAACCCACCCCACCCCACCCCTCCATAACCTTTCATAAGATGATACCCAAACAAATCTAAGTATCTGCGAGCTAGAATGATCTCCAATGGTAGTATTACGTTGTCTACCAAATTAAGAGCAATAATTGTAGATCTTGTTATTTCTGATTGCAATTGTAATTCTCCTCATATCACGGTGGCCATGCAGGTGGTTGCCGGTGGAGGTGCAGTTGAGGCTGCATTATCTGTTTATTTGGAGTATCTGGCCACAACATTAGGATCCCGCGAGCAGTTGGCGATCGCAGAATTTGCTGAATCTTTGCTAATCATTCCGAAGGTTTGTGTTATTTCACATTTGAATGCTTACTGCGAAAAAAcgaaaagaaatggaaaaaaataagttcCAAATTTGTGGTATAATATTGtgatttatggattttctGTTTCCATTTCAGGTGCTTGCAGTTAATGCTGCTAAGGATGCAACTGAGTTGGTTGCTAAACTGCGAGCTTATCACCACACAGCCCAAACAAAGGCTGATAAGAAGCATTTATCCAGGTAGAATTGTTTGGTAACTTGTATGGTCGCTGCTTCGTGACTGGCCGAGAGCAAAGGGGTCTTTACTATGCgaaccttttttcttttcttttcttttttgagatAATAACTATGTGAAATGAAGTCATCTCATTTTTtggttctcttttcttttggcaGCATGGGTTTAGATCTATTGAAGGGGATTGTCCGCAACAACCTGGAAGCTGGTGTTATTGaacctgcaatgagcaaagtGAAGATAATCCAGGTAAGTAGTTCAAAAACAAGCAAATAAGTGTTAGCCTACCATTTTTGGGCATTTTGTGGACGGCGTCATGAtttctgaaaccttttgctcTCCTTCCCAGTTTGCGACTGAAGCTGCCATCACCATTCTCCGGATCGACGACATGATCAAGCTCATCAAGGatgaaaatcaaaatgaagaATAGATCATTTTCCTCCTATCTCAAGAAAAATGATCATTTTCCTCCTATGTCAAGATTTTTGGGACAAGTTTTTTCTTACGATTCCAATGGGAATAGTATGGTTGGGGCTTGTGGTGGTGAGATTGGTCCTAATCCGTTTGGGGCCCTCTTCATGAGTTTGTATCACCGTGGAACTGGCGGGAGGAAATAATGCTAGCTTAGATGTTAAAGGTACTCACAAATTGGTGTTCTTTCTGAAAGGGGTTGGTTAtgcaaatttgaattttggatGGTGATCTTGTTATATTTTGTGCTTCAGACAAGACCATATAATTGATTTTGTCGAGTTGCTTTGGTTTTCTCTAATGGATTGTCAAAATCCGAAGTTTTCAGATCTGACTCACTTTAAACCCCGAACAAGAGCTGGATTTCTACCATCAAGAGCTTCATCTTCCCTTATGCCTAATAGATGTGACCCCTTTTACCAGCAGTAATGGATGAGAATACGGTCCTAGCACAATATGATGATTAATGCCCTAAATTTCCTAGTAGTGCAGCACAATTATCTTGCCCTTGGTCGGGGCTTCATTCAACTGGAAGATTGACAGCTCAGGCTTGCGACCAAATTAACCGATGCTGAGAAGGAAACTCGTATTTCAGAAATTGGAGAGACATGTCATACAAATAAAACCAGGCAAACTACAAAGCGAATATGTCACAAAACACCCACCCAACCCGAAAACCTTCAAAGACCGACAACCCACAATCATGCCTCATATGGCCAGAAGGCAAAAGTTTACGGCCCACAATCAAAGTCGAAACCAACCATATACATATCCCAACGCATACTCATTTACAGAATGGACAGTTATATCTAGTCACTTAATATTGGACCCCTCCTGTATGTTCAGTTGAATGCATATCCATACACCATTGCCTGCAAGATGGAGATGACGTCATTAGAGACCTGCCAAAACTATGGTGATTTAATTTAGTGAATTAGACTCGCAATATACTTACAAAAGAAAGCACACCTTTTTTTGTCTCACAAACTCATCATAGCCCTACACTAGAACTATGGCGTCAGCCCTAATCTGATCATTTTACGGAGTCTTGATTTCCATGATCTCCACCATTATCGGTGAAGGCATCTCCAGGCTGCGAGAACCAAAACTACAGTTAACTTTTGTCTGCTGTTACGCAGTAGAATTTGGGATAGGAACTGCAGCGAACAAAAAGAGGAACTGTATTATCACCTGATCTTCCTCGGAGATTAGTCCGACACTTTGTAGCTGTGCTTGTAATGTTTTCTGTGCCACTGGATCTAGGAGTGGGGGGACATCAGTGACCTGTTGACTGGAATTTGCATCTTCATCTGATTTCGAAAGAGGATTCTGCCGATGGTCTTTGTCAACTCCAGTAAGACATTGCTCATGGACAATTGTTTCAGAAGCCAAGGTCGTAACTTCTTCGATAACCAATACTCTTGTCTCTTCAGGGGGACCTTGAGTTTCATTGCATGATCGAGAGACAGGCAGATCACCTACTGCATCGGGCTGTCCTGAAGTGGCTCTGTGAAAACAGAAATATGTTAAAACACTTGCAATCGAAAGCGAAAGCAAACACATGCAATCCACAACTTCGAACATCAAATAATCAATGAGAAAttccatttaattttcagGTTAAAGATTCGGTACCGATAGGTATCAGATGTCGCTGATTGATTTCCAGAAACTTCTTCTCgtccttctcttttcttcttgttttgcCTGGACTCTGTTACATTTCCAATGGAATCAGCTGACAGCGAATCAcccttcctcttccttctaGGTTGAATGCACTGTTCACTAGCATCTTCATTAGGTTCCAGGGTATGTATCTCCATGACATCTTCATTGGGCACctcaaaaatcattttttcttCTCCCATAGCATTCTTCTCGCTCGGAGTTCCGTTCAatgtattatttttctcaGATTTCTTCTCAGCGTGTACTGCAAATGAGATCAATTGCCTTCCTGCTGGCGTAGCTGCTTTACCAATCTCACTCGTGAGAGATTCATCCTTGTGGACCAAAGGTGACTTTTCGGAAGAATTCTTGAATATCTTATCAGCAGCTCTTCTGATCCATGAGAAACGAGCAGAACTAGGTGAAGCATGGCTGTTTTCCAGCATTCGCAAAGAATCTAGTCCATCACCATAGCTAGCATGATTATTAATACTACTTTGCTGGTTTAAGAACCTTCGTTCTGATATCTTCTGCAGACTGGATTCGAGAGCAGATTGTTGCATCGCAGCAACAGCCATCTTCTCCGATGCAATTTTCAGGTCCTCCAATTGCTCAAGCTGTTCAATGTGATCACGAATTTCTTCTCGATCAGCATGTAACAATTCTCTCTGCTTTCTTAATTTCTCCCTCTGCAGCTTAAGCTCCTCAATGGAATTATTCAAGTCCTCCCACTCCTTTTCTCTCCTCTCACGGTCCAGGTTGACCTCCATCCGTTCAACCTCAAGGCGCCTCATTTCTGAAGCAACATGCTCCATTTCTTTCTGGGCTGTTTCTTTGAGAGAATTGATGCACTGAagttcattcttcttctcttgctcaaaatccttttctttttccctcaaTGAACTTTCTAATTCCTCCCGCCTCTTATCAATGCAATTCTCGAGCTCCTTCTTCTGCACCTCAATCTCTAGAAAGAAGTCCGCACGTTCCTGCTGAAACTTGCTGAACCACTCAGACCGCTCCTGGGAGATCTTATTCATGAATTCCTCTCTCTCAGCACGAAGTGATTCAGCATCTCTTTTATATTGATCTCGGATTGCTTCCTTCTCAATTCGCAAGCTATCACGCTCTTCCTTCAGGAACTTTGAAACAGCTGTCCTCTCGTCAGCAATACGCTGTGCTTCCTTCCTCAGTTCCTCCCTCTTTTCATCAATAGACTCCCACTCAGTTTCGAACTTGGCCTTCTCAATCTTCAGTCTGTCAGCCTCAGCCATTACTTCTAGTTTCTCAGCTCTGACCCTGTCTAGTTCTTCTTTGAGTTTAATCTCTAGAACTGATAActcatctgtttcagttttCATTGCCTCTAGTCTACCTTGTGCGCTATCAACTTGCTTCTTTTTATCTTCAAGTAGATCCACAGACCTTTGAAGATCCACCTTCAACTTGCTTATCTCATCCTTCTCTTTCTGTAAAAGAATACTCTTCAACTCAACCTCCTGCTCAGCAGCAGCTAcacttttctctcttttaccAAGATCATCTGATCTCTCCGAGACATCCTTTTCCCTTTCTGCCAATGCCCTAAACTGAATTTCCATTTCATGCTCCCTATCTTTAAGCTGATCCTCGCGCTGACGAAGATCCAACTCTCTCAACTCCCAAGCTCGTTGCTTggtctcaatttcatcatcaACCATTTTTCGCTTCATCTCCAATTCAGCTTCAAACTCAGATTTTCTGGACCTCAAAGCGGCTTCATGACTGACAATTGCCTTCTGAATTTCATTCTGACAAGACAAGATATATTGACCAAGGTTGGTCAAAATTCTAACTAAAGGCAATCTAAAACAGTTGAACAGCAAAAGTAACCAAATCTCAGAATACACCTTCCatttattgaaaaatgaaaatgaaactaAAAGTAACTTACTGATTCTCTGCTTGCAATCTTTTCCTGCAAAATGAGCAC
The sequence above is drawn from the Punica granatum isolate Tunisia-2019 chromosome 5, ASM765513v2, whole genome shotgun sequence genome and encodes:
- the LOC116206722 gene encoding protein CROWDED NUCLEI 4; its protein translation is MASPHSGRLAITPSSVRRLSLTPGARVLQSPLGDETIWKRLKEAGFDEESIKRRDKAALIAYIAKLEAEIFDHQHQMGLLILEKKELASRIEQIKASADATELRHKRDQAARVSALAEATKREESLKKALGVEKECIASIEKTLHEMRAESAETKVAAQNKLAEARNMMEDAQNKLTEAESKLRVAESLETDASRYRQFAERKLQEVEAREDDLRRRIQSFNSKCDAKESDTLLERKLLAERQTVLHQGEKRLLEGQALLSQREEYIMTRSQELTRVGKDLEAAKAELEKQRRALNDERTDLDIRVASLSEREQACIQREASVNKKEQEVLILQEKIASRESNEIQKAIVSHEAALRSRKSEFEAELEMKRKMVDDEIETKQRAWELRELDLRQREDQLKDREHEMEIQFRALAEREKDVSERSDDLGKREKSVAAAEQEVELKSILLQKEKDEISKLKVDLQRSVDLLEDKKKQVDSAQGRLEAMKTETDELSVLEIKLKEELDRVRAEKLEVMAEADRLKIEKAKFETEWESIDEKREELRKEAQRIADERTAVSKFLKEERDSLRIEKEAIRDQYKRDAESLRAEREEFMNKISQERSEWFSKFQQERADFFLEIEVQKKELENCIDKRREELESSLREKEKDFEQEKKNELQCINSLKETAQKEMEHVASEMRRLEVERMEVNLDRERREKEWEDLNNSIEELKLQREKLRKQRELLHADREEIRDHIEQLEQLEDLKIASEKMAVAAMQQSALESSLQKISERRFLNQQSSINNHASYGDGLDSLRMLENSHASPSSARFSWIRRAADKIFKNSSEKSPLVHKDESLTSEIGKAATPAGRQLISFAVHAEKKSEKNNTLNGTPSEKNAMGEEKMIFEVPNEDVMEIHTLEPNEDASEQCIQPRRKRKGDSLSADSIGNVTESRQNKKKREGREEVSGNQSATSDTYRATSGQPDAVGDLPVSRSCNETQGPPEETRVLVIEEVTTLASETIVHEQCLTGVDKDHRQNPLSKSDEDANSSQQVTDVPPLLDPVAQKTLQAQLQSVGLISEEDQPGDAFTDNGGDHGNQDSVK
- the LOC116206723 gene encoding T-complex protein 1 subunit alpha; translation: MAISTTTPDILGERQSGQDVRTQNVVACQAVANIVKSSLGPVGLDKMLVDDIGDVTITNDGATILKMLEVEHPAAKVLVELAELQDKEVGDGTTSVVIVAAELLKRANDLVRNRIHPTSIISGYRLAMREACKYVDEKLAVKVDKLGKESLVNCAKTSMSSKLIAGDSDFFANLVVDAVQAVKMTNVRGEVKYPIKGINILKAHGKSARESYLLNGYALNTGRAAQGMPVRVAAAKIACLDFNLQKTKMQLGVQVVVSDPRELEKIRQREANMTKERIEKLLKAGANVVLTTKGIDDMALKYFVEAGAIAVRRVRKEDMRHIAKATGATMVSTFADMEGEETFDSSFLGYADEVVEERISDDDVILIKGTKTTSAVSLILRGANDFMLDEMERALHDALCIVKRTLESNTVVAGGGAVEAALSVYLEYLATTLGSREQLAIAEFAESLLIIPKVLAVNAAKDATELVAKLRAYHHTAQTKADKKHLSSMGLDLLKGIVRNNLEAGVIEPAMSKVKIIQFATEAAITILRIDDMIKLIKDENQNEE